The DNA segment GCTTTACTTTGTACCCCAATGCTTGTAATTTCTCCGCAATTTTCTCCCGGTGGTCGCCCTGCACCTCGATGACGCCGCCGTTGTTGCTACTTTTTATGGTGCCGCCTGACCCGCAAAACGTTTTTAAGGTTTTGGCCAGCTCTTTGAGATCGGTCTCGGTTAAGGTAAAACCGGAAATAACCGTGACCATTTTGCCCTTGCGCCCCTTTTTATCGCGCATGATCTTCAAGTTCTGTTGGGCCGGGGCCAGGGAAGCGCGCGGATAGTTTGAAGCCGGGGGCTGTTTCCGCCGGTCGCCGATTTTAGTTGAAAAAACAACTTTGCCTTTTTGCCGGGACATTGTTTCAAGGCCCC comes from the Anaerolineae bacterium genome and includes:
- a CDS encoding translation initiation factor, whose protein sequence is MSRQKGKVVFSTKIGDRRKQPPASNYPRASLAPAQQNLKIMRDKKGRKGKMVTVISGFTLTETDLKELAKTLKTFCGSGGTIKSSNNGGVIEVQGDHREKIAEKLQALGYKVKLAGG